Proteins from one Elusimicrobiota bacterium genomic window:
- the plsY gene encoding glycerol-3-phosphate 1-O-acyltransferase PlsY, whose amino-acid sequence MIISILLILVISFLFGSIPTAYLITKIFYGLDIRQHGSRNPGATNVWRTVGKIPAGVTFLLDVLKGFVPVYISRKIFAEPSLTVPLFAGFCAIVGHIWTPFLHFKGGKGVATGFGVFLALIPVATFLALLVFVVIFALTKYVALGSISAVISLPLFLYLLKRPTVIICISIVLAIIIVWRHKSNIKKILSHTARTECKSL is encoded by the coding sequence ATGATTATTTCAATTTTGTTAATTTTAGTTATATCATTCCTGTTTGGTTCAATTCCAACCGCATATCTTATTACAAAAATTTTTTACGGGCTTGATATACGACAACACGGCAGCAGAAATCCGGGCGCTACTAATGTCTGGCGAACCGTCGGTAAAATCCCAGCCGGAGTCACTTTTTTATTGGATGTTCTTAAAGGATTTGTTCCGGTTTATATAAGCAGAAAAATATTTGCTGAACCATCGTTGACTGTTCCGTTGTTTGCAGGTTTCTGCGCGATTGTTGGACATATTTGGACACCATTTCTGCACTTTAAGGGTGGGAAAGGGGTCGCAACCGGGTTTGGCGTTTTTTTAGCACTCATACCTGTGGCAACTTTCCTGGCACTGCTGGTTTTTGTAGTTATATTCGCTTTAACAAAATATGTTGCGTTAGGCTCAATTTCAGCAGTAATATCGCTCCCATTATTTTTATATCTTCTGAAACGTCCAACAGTAATAATTTGTATTTCAATAGTTTTAGCAATCATAATTGTCTGGCGACATAAATCAAATATCAAAAAAATTTTAAGCCATACCGCGAGGACTGAATGCAAATCTCTATAA
- a CDS encoding MerR family transcriptional regulator, with product MEIEDKNYFSIGEVEKITGVKPYILRYWEQEFRILRPARRSSGQRKYTHQDISLILRIKELLYTKGFTIAGAKRFLIEEKRKRKKQADLDFGRESVLIDTLKKTKKELQIILDLLK from the coding sequence ATGGAGATAGAAGATAAAAATTATTTTTCAATAGGTGAAGTAGAAAAAATAACCGGTGTAAAACCTTATATTCTAAGATACTGGGAACAGGAATTTAGAATTTTGCGGCCAGCCAGAAGATCATCAGGGCAGCGAAAGTATACCCATCAGGATATTTCTTTAATTCTTAGAATCAAAGAATTACTTTATACAAAAGGATTCACAATCGCGGGCGCTAAACGGTTTTTGATTGAAGAGAAACGGAAAAGAAAAAAACAAGCCGATTTGGATTTCGGGCGAGAATCTGTACTGATTGATACACTCAAAAAAACAAAAAAAGAGTTACAAATAATTTTGGATTTGTTAAAATGA
- a CDS encoding HU family DNA-binding protein, whose translation MDKKEIIEQLAKRTCCKKEAADAFEEFLVSVKKAITRGEKVHLKGIGTLYAKMRKERRVRNPKTKEIIRIMPKRVIRFKPSEIPLES comes from the coding sequence ATGGACAAAAAAGAAATTATTGAGCAGCTGGCAAAAAGAACCTGTTGTAAAAAAGAGGCAGCGGATGCGTTTGAAGAGTTTTTAGTATCAGTAAAAAAAGCGATTACGCGAGGTGAAAAAGTTCACTTAAAAGGTATTGGAACGCTTTATGCAAAAATGAGAAAAGAACGCCGTGTAAGAAATCCGAAAACAAAAGAAATTATACGAATTATGCCAAAACGGGTGATACGTTTCAAGCCGTCAGAAATACCATTAGAAAGTTAA
- a CDS encoding NAD(P)H-dependent glycerol-3-phosphate dehydrogenase — protein MQISIIGAGAWGSTLAQHLNKKGHQITLWEFSKTRLQYLKKNRHPLFFPYLQLTKKIQLTDNINLAITGKDIIVFAVPSQTMRDTVKKIKKYVSPNQIFVVVSKGIEIKTGKLLANVVNEELNSVDIRNITVLSGPSFAKEVAEELPTTIVVAGDKKIAEIIQQNLSTTNLRIYTNSDIIGVEIGGATKNIIAIATGIARGMKLGDNTAAAIITRGLVEITRLGVKLGAKKETFYGLTGIGDLVMTAFSKNSRNRNFGELVGRGLAVKTALQKIGMVVEGVPTTKAVVELSKRLNIEMPIADEVYKIIFENRNPKNAIPSLMSRSVKPE, from the coding sequence ATGCAAATCTCTATAATAGGTGCAGGTGCGTGGGGTTCTACACTCGCACAACATCTGAACAAAAAAGGTCATCAAATAACACTCTGGGAATTTTCTAAAACACGACTGCAATATCTCAAGAAAAACCGACATCCACTTTTTTTTCCGTATCTACAATTGACAAAAAAAATCCAACTTACCGACAATATCAATCTTGCAATTACCGGAAAAGATATAATAGTGTTTGCTGTACCATCTCAAACAATGCGAGATACAGTAAAAAAAATAAAAAAATATGTAAGCCCGAACCAGATTTTTGTTGTTGTCAGTAAAGGTATTGAGATAAAAACCGGCAAACTTTTAGCGAATGTGGTCAATGAAGAACTCAATTCGGTTGATATAAGAAACATAACAGTTTTATCAGGTCCGAGTTTTGCAAAAGAGGTTGCAGAAGAACTACCAACAACAATAGTTGTTGCGGGTGATAAAAAAATTGCCGAAATAATCCAGCAAAATTTGTCAACCACAAATTTACGAATTTATACTAATTCCGATATTATTGGAGTTGAAATCGGCGGCGCAACAAAAAACATAATTGCTATCGCTACCGGTATCGCACGCGGAATGAAACTTGGTGATAATACCGCTGCGGCAATAATAACCCGTGGTTTGGTTGAAATTACACGGCTGGGTGTAAAACTCGGTGCGAAAAAAGAAACATTTTATGGATTAACAGGTATCGGTGATTTAGTAATGACAGCATTTTCTAAAAATTCCAGAAACAGAAATTTTGGTGAACTTGTAGGTAGAGGACTGGCAGTAAAAACAGCGCTACAAAAAATCGGAATGGTGGTTGAAGGTGTGCCAACTACGAAAGCTGTTGTAGAACTTTCAAAAAGATTAAATATTGAAATGCCAATAGCAGACGAGGTTTATAAAATAATTTTTGAAAATAGAAATCCTAAAAACGCAATTCCATCACTTATGTCAAGAAGTGTAAAGCCCGAATAG